A genomic segment from Segniliparus rotundus DSM 44985 encodes:
- a CDS encoding ABC transporter ATP-binding protein/permease, with translation MGQGFQGALLRALGARVHVATVVANERVAPHCARVTMSSPTLFEDLLRAPAESPRFWFPDPEGGSGEFPRAYTLVRADAESGEFAIDVLLHKSPGPAARWASAAQPGASIAVTPFGSARFEIPEDLPAGFLLIGDAAAIPAMNSILAALPPEVPVEVYLERQSPDDEHIELRDHPCRRVHWTDRADETSLAAAIEDRDWSDWRAWACAEAGSLTHLRKRLREQFGFPKTEFQAHASWKSPRGGRNRSASAQPASNTARPASAAPPQDSAGAPARVAPKGRWRSQGVGELLAPIKKRMIAGGVLQAVITLVELAPFVVLVELARQLLAGAGEDRLSRTALVFLVLLVLGALLAAALVFWLHAAIDIRFSAEMRRRLLEKLSHVPLGWFTQRGSGSVKKLIQDDTLSLHYLITHAIPDAVAAVVGPVAVLVYLFLVDWRMALVLLAPILVYIATVASMVYKSGPKTAEFSRWSNRMNSESTAYLEGQPVIRVFGGASASSFQRKLGEYLVFLNEWQRPFIGQKTFMDLVTRPTTFLWLIAASGTLLIVFGDMRPTALLPFLILGTTFGSRLLGIAYGLGSIRSGVTAARRIAIALDEPELAAREPDAAARAPESGVGGTAVSFDNVTFGYRPNLPVIHGVSLTLLPGTITALVGPSGSGKSTLASLLARFHDVDGGAIRIDGSDIRALAADELYTKVGFVFQDVQLIVGTVRENIALARPEATEAEVVAAARSAHIHERILRLPHGYDTVLDHNAQLSGGEKQRLTIARALLADTPVLILDEATAFADPESEYLVQQALGKLIRNRTVLVIAHRLHTIADADQIVVLDHGRIVETGAHDQLLAARGRYWRLWEGRIEATSTVLTGENI, from the coding sequence ATGGGTCAAGGTTTTCAGGGCGCGTTGTTGCGCGCGCTTGGGGCGCGCGTCCATGTGGCCACAGTGGTCGCGAACGAACGAGTCGCGCCGCACTGCGCGCGCGTCACCATGTCCTCGCCGACGCTGTTCGAGGATCTGCTGCGCGCCCCGGCCGAGTCGCCGCGTTTCTGGTTCCCCGACCCGGAGGGGGGCTCTGGCGAGTTCCCTCGCGCGTACACGCTCGTGCGCGCCGACGCCGAGTCTGGCGAGTTCGCCATTGACGTCCTCTTGCACAAATCCCCTGGTCCCGCGGCCCGGTGGGCAAGCGCCGCGCAGCCGGGCGCGTCCATCGCCGTCACGCCGTTCGGCTCGGCGCGCTTCGAAATCCCGGAAGACCTGCCTGCCGGGTTCCTCCTGATCGGCGACGCCGCGGCCATCCCGGCGATGAACTCCATCCTGGCCGCCCTGCCCCCCGAGGTCCCCGTCGAGGTGTATCTGGAGCGTCAGAGCCCCGATGACGAGCACATCGAACTGCGCGATCATCCATGCCGAAGAGTGCATTGGACGGACCGGGCCGACGAAACATCGCTCGCCGCCGCCATCGAGGACCGCGACTGGTCCGACTGGCGCGCATGGGCTTGCGCGGAAGCCGGATCGCTCACACACCTGCGCAAGCGCCTGCGCGAACAATTCGGCTTCCCCAAGACCGAGTTCCAAGCGCACGCCTCATGGAAGTCCCCCCGAGGGGGAAGGAATCGGAGCGCCAGCGCGCAGCCTGCCTCGAACACCGCTCGGCCCGCGTCGGCCGCGCCGCCCCAGGACTCGGCCGGCGCCCCTGCCCGCGTCGCGCCAAAAGGCCGGTGGCGATCCCAAGGAGTCGGGGAGCTCTTGGCGCCCATCAAGAAACGCATGATCGCGGGCGGTGTCTTGCAGGCAGTCATCACCCTGGTCGAACTGGCGCCGTTCGTGGTGCTCGTGGAGTTGGCGCGCCAACTCCTCGCGGGCGCGGGCGAGGACCGTTTGTCTCGCACCGCGCTCGTGTTCTTGGTGCTCCTTGTCCTCGGAGCGCTGCTCGCAGCGGCGCTCGTCTTTTGGCTGCACGCGGCGATAGACATCCGGTTCAGCGCGGAGATGCGGCGCCGTCTTTTGGAGAAGCTCTCCCATGTCCCCTTGGGGTGGTTCACCCAGCGTGGGTCCGGGTCGGTGAAGAAGCTCATCCAGGACGACACCCTGTCCCTGCACTACCTCATCACCCACGCGATCCCCGACGCTGTCGCGGCCGTGGTCGGGCCCGTGGCCGTGCTCGTCTATCTGTTCCTCGTCGACTGGCGGATGGCGCTCGTGCTCCTCGCGCCCATCCTGGTCTACATCGCGACAGTCGCGTCGATGGTGTACAAAAGCGGCCCGAAGACCGCCGAATTCTCCCGTTGGAGCAACCGGATGAACAGCGAGTCCACCGCCTACCTCGAAGGACAGCCGGTGATCCGGGTGTTCGGCGGCGCGTCCGCCTCCTCGTTCCAGCGCAAACTCGGCGAATACCTCGTGTTCCTCAACGAATGGCAGCGGCCGTTCATCGGGCAAAAAACATTCATGGACCTGGTCACTCGGCCGACGACCTTCCTGTGGCTCATCGCCGCCTCGGGCACATTGCTCATCGTCTTCGGGGATATGCGCCCGACCGCCTTGCTGCCGTTCCTCATCCTCGGCACCACTTTCGGCTCTCGTCTGTTGGGGATCGCATACGGCCTGGGCAGCATCCGCAGCGGTGTGACGGCCGCCCGGCGCATCGCCATCGCCCTCGACGAACCCGAACTGGCCGCGCGCGAACCCGACGCGGCTGCGCGAGCCCCCGAAAGCGGCGTCGGAGGGACTGCCGTGTCATTCGACAACGTGACCTTCGGCTACCGGCCGAACCTCCCCGTGATCCATGGCGTCTCCCTCACGTTGCTGCCAGGGACCATCACCGCCCTTGTGGGTCCCTCCGGCTCCGGGAAGTCGACACTGGCTTCGCTGCTGGCCCGATTCCACGACGTGGACGGCGGGGCGATTCGGATCGACGGCTCCGATATCCGCGCCCTCGCCGCGGACGAGCTGTACACCAAGGTCGGGTTCGTCTTCCAGGATGTGCAGCTGATCGTCGGAACAGTGCGCGAAAACATCGCGTTGGCCCGGCCCGAGGCGACCGAAGCCGAGGTCGTCGCGGCGGCCCGCAGCGCGCACATCCACGAGCGCATCCTGCGGCTCCCGCACGGCTACGACACGGTGCTGGATCACAACGCCCAACTGTCCGGGGGCGAGAAACAGCGGCTCACCATCGCTCGCGCGCTGCTTGCCGACACCCCCGTCCTGATCCTGGACGAGGCAACGGCATTCGCCGACCCTGAATCGGAGTACCTGGTCCAACAAGCGTTGGGAAAGCTCATCCGCAATCGGACCGTTCTGGTCATCGCGCATCGTCTGCACACCATCGCCGACGCCGACCAGATCGTCGTCCTCGACCACGGCCGCATCGTGGAAACCGGAGCCCACGACCAGCTCCTGGCAGCCCGCGGTCGGTACTGGCGGCTCTGGGAGGGCCGCATTGAAGCCACATCGACGGTGCTGACCGGGGAGAACATCTGA
- a CDS encoding non-ribosomal peptide synthetase, translating to MAQTPLSSTQQRMWFAQALFPEDTSYNMLVGLRIDGPLDLDALRASVAGLYDRHTILRTRYHSGPGGEVVQLIEQSHEVAVPVVDLGDTSSASLEEAAEALARETSGRPFDLAADPPLRAVLVRASAHEHALILVLHHIAADEVTWDLLFADLSAQYAHKTGRADSLPAPPALEYADYAVWEQERLQRGDLDAQLEYWTDQFTPLPPSVGFPSTARSLARHSTAGERRQHALPESARAGIQDLARAHQTTPFTVVLAGLAALLHRYTDATDLVIGIPVLVRSAPEIEDVWGNFTNTLALRLNVDGQSTFLDLLQSTRSAFFEAYDNRDIPFETVIERVAPQRTTGRSPLFEVMFAATRPVATELRLAGTTTTNLGLRDETSMFDLAVDLVDGEVLAATFQTSKHTPEFIDQVLENLASLLAHGVADPARRVSDLPLLTEQQEQHILHGWNATADSRYPGDVPVHRLFEQQARKTPHAVAVVAETEQLSYQELDERATALASSLRSLSVGAESLVGINMDRSMDRMTALLATLKAGAAFVPLEPGWPASRIADVCESARLAAVLTHGEPATRLPELRIPVLNLDEEPPGDQTLLDPAPETRMDELAYVVFTSGSTGAPKGVMVTHAGICNRLLWQTYDFGVGPKDAALHKSPLGFDMGINEILLPLICGGKVVLTRAGAEADPAYLLDQIKQNEVTFIDLVPSLLDLILDQPEFAAATRSLGSVWTGGEALTPELLDRFHARCAIPMFHGYGPTEATVACTYEIYQPGERRTGVTIGKPNGNCQIFILDHRLRPVPPGVSGELFIGGAQLARGYVHNPARTAERFIADPVSGTPGARIYRTGDRARFLPDGTIEFLGRVDNELKIRGRRIAPEEVEEALMAHPAVRRAVVLGHGDRLVAYCACEQPAPIWQQLREWLRERLPEHMVPSSGTILDALPELSSGKVDRVAVRHIPVESNAPAVPYLEPRYAMERALAEVWTGVLGVPRVGVNDNFFDLGGHSLLLARVQALLARELGLSVSLLDLYAHPTIAELAAHVNGDHDQAVRPGASGNGGLGAARNRAERGREARAQRLSQQKRKGR from the coding sequence ATGGCGCAGACCCCGCTGTCGTCAACACAACAGCGCATGTGGTTCGCCCAAGCCCTTTTTCCCGAGGACACCTCCTACAACATGCTGGTCGGCCTGCGGATCGACGGCCCCCTCGATCTTGACGCGCTGCGCGCGAGCGTGGCCGGCTTGTACGACCGGCACACGATTCTGCGGACTCGGTACCACAGCGGCCCCGGCGGCGAAGTGGTGCAGCTGATCGAGCAAAGCCACGAGGTCGCGGTCCCTGTCGTCGATCTCGGCGACACGTCGTCGGCGAGCCTTGAAGAAGCGGCCGAAGCGCTCGCGCGGGAAACCTCCGGCCGGCCGTTCGACCTTGCTGCAGACCCCCCGCTGCGAGCCGTGCTCGTGCGCGCCTCGGCGCACGAGCACGCGCTGATCCTGGTCCTGCACCACATCGCGGCAGACGAGGTCACGTGGGACCTGCTGTTCGCGGACCTCTCTGCGCAGTACGCCCACAAGACTGGGCGGGCCGACTCCCTTCCGGCTCCCCCGGCCCTCGAATACGCAGACTACGCCGTGTGGGAGCAAGAGCGGCTCCAGCGCGGCGATCTCGACGCCCAGCTCGAATACTGGACTGACCAGTTCACCCCCCTGCCCCCGAGCGTCGGCTTCCCGAGCACGGCCCGGTCCCTCGCGCGGCACAGCACAGCAGGCGAACGGCGCCAACACGCCCTGCCGGAGAGCGCCCGCGCCGGCATTCAGGATCTCGCGCGAGCCCATCAGACCACGCCATTCACGGTCGTGCTCGCCGGATTGGCCGCGCTGTTGCACCGATACACCGATGCGACGGATTTGGTCATCGGCATTCCGGTGCTGGTCCGCAGCGCGCCCGAGATCGAAGACGTCTGGGGCAATTTCACCAACACGCTTGCGCTGCGGCTGAACGTGGACGGGCAATCGACGTTCCTCGACCTGCTGCAGAGCACCCGGTCCGCCTTTTTCGAAGCCTACGACAACCGCGACATCCCCTTCGAGACGGTCATCGAACGGGTGGCTCCGCAACGGACAACGGGCCGTTCGCCATTGTTCGAGGTGATGTTCGCGGCGACTCGGCCAGTGGCAACCGAGTTGCGTTTGGCCGGGACGACGACGACCAACCTCGGGTTGCGCGACGAGACGTCGATGTTCGACCTCGCCGTCGACCTGGTCGACGGCGAGGTGCTGGCAGCCACTTTCCAAACATCGAAGCACACGCCGGAGTTCATCGACCAGGTGTTGGAGAACCTTGCCTCGTTGTTGGCACACGGTGTGGCGGACCCGGCGCGACGCGTGAGCGATCTGCCCTTGCTCACCGAGCAGCAAGAGCAGCACATCCTCCACGGCTGGAATGCCACCGCCGACAGCCGCTACCCCGGCGACGTCCCCGTGCACCGCCTCTTCGAGCAGCAAGCGCGCAAGACCCCGCACGCGGTCGCGGTCGTCGCCGAAACCGAACAGCTCAGTTACCAAGAACTGGACGAGCGCGCGACGGCGCTGGCCTCCTCGTTGCGCTCGCTCTCAGTCGGGGCCGAAAGCCTCGTCGGGATCAATATGGACCGGTCCATGGACCGTATGACGGCGCTGCTGGCGACCTTGAAAGCAGGGGCGGCGTTCGTCCCGCTCGAACCGGGATGGCCAGCGAGCCGGATAGCGGATGTGTGCGAGAGCGCCCGCCTGGCAGCGGTGCTCACCCACGGCGAGCCTGCGACACGGCTGCCGGAGTTGCGCATACCAGTGCTGAACCTCGACGAGGAACCCCCCGGCGATCAGACCCTGCTCGATCCGGCCCCCGAAACGCGGATGGACGAGCTCGCCTACGTCGTCTTCACATCCGGCTCCACAGGCGCCCCGAAAGGCGTGATGGTGACGCATGCCGGGATCTGCAACCGGCTGCTGTGGCAGACCTACGACTTCGGAGTCGGACCAAAAGACGCCGCTCTGCACAAATCGCCGCTCGGCTTCGACATGGGGATCAACGAAATCCTCTTGCCGCTCATCTGCGGCGGCAAAGTGGTGCTCACCCGCGCGGGGGCCGAGGCTGACCCAGCGTATCTGCTCGATCAGATCAAGCAGAACGAAGTCACCTTCATCGACCTGGTGCCGTCGTTGCTCGATCTGATCCTGGACCAGCCCGAATTCGCCGCGGCGACTCGTTCGCTGGGGTCGGTGTGGACCGGCGGCGAGGCGTTGACCCCAGAATTGCTCGACCGGTTCCACGCCCGCTGCGCGATCCCCATGTTCCACGGGTACGGGCCCACCGAGGCGACCGTCGCGTGCACGTACGAAATCTATCAGCCAGGCGAGCGCCGGACCGGGGTGACCATCGGCAAGCCGAACGGCAACTGCCAGATCTTCATCCTCGACCACCGGCTGCGGCCAGTCCCGCCGGGGGTGTCCGGGGAACTGTTCATCGGGGGCGCGCAACTCGCGCGCGGATATGTCCACAACCCTGCGCGCACAGCCGAACGGTTTATCGCCGATCCGGTTTCCGGCACGCCCGGAGCCCGGATCTACCGAACCGGAGACCGGGCCCGATTCCTGCCGGACGGCACGATCGAGTTCCTCGGCCGGGTGGACAACGAATTGAAGATCCGGGGCCGCAGAATCGCGCCGGAGGAGGTCGAGGAAGCGCTCATGGCGCATCCGGCCGTGCGTCGCGCGGTGGTGCTGGGGCACGGCGACCGATTGGTCGCGTACTGCGCCTGCGAGCAGCCCGCGCCCATCTGGCAGCAACTGCGGGAGTGGTTGCGCGAGCGGCTGCCCGAACATATGGTGCCGTCGTCGGGGACCATTCTCGACGCGCTGCCGGAATTGTCGTCGGGAAAGGTCGACCGCGTCGCGGTGCGGCACATTCCCGTCGAATCGAACGCCCCAGCAGTCCCCTACCTCGAACCTCGCTATGCCATGGAACGAGCCCTGGCGGAGGTGTGGACAGGAGTGCTCGGCGTTCCCCGTGTCGGCGTGAACGACAACTTCTTCGACTTGGGCGGGCATTCGTTGTTGCTGGCCCGCGTTCAGGCTTTGCTCGCTCGGGAGCTCGGACTTTCCGTGTCGCTGCTCGACTTGTACGCGCATCCGACCATCGCGGAACTCGCCGCGCATGTGAACGGCGACCACGATCAGGCCGTCAGGCCTGGGGCAAGCGGCAACGGCGGGCTCGGCGCTGCCCGCAATCGTGCTGAGCGCGGGCGAGAAGCCCGCGCCCAGCGTTTATCACAGCAAAAAAGAAAAGGGCGGTAG
- a CDS encoding type I polyketide synthase, protein MQHSSTPAEQLPLQRSWLRGGAFDPDGHPALVVFPHAGGGASFYRSWLANPDFSVNIVQYPGREDRISEKLPPSLGDLADGAAEALLSLPDRPLCLFGHSMGALVAFEVARRLESAGRYPQLRLCVSSYTAPHIVRSAGLLDRNDEDFAAYGRSAMGEVGAAKGEASAFDIEALRDLVISGMRADFRLVEEYRTDQNPPVQAPVLVLCGADEPIDPADMEAWAQVTRGGCRTAKFPGGHFYLAAERDAVLETVRQWCAELDNGPSRLTVGSESAPHPDHEVRDDDVAVIGLAARVPGAKTLAEFWANLCAGMESNTYFTDEELLSAGLKPAELKDPRLVRVRPILTDVADFDAKFFGYAPSEARSIDPQQRLFLECAWEAVESAGYDLQRYTGSVGVFAGGAGSTYYRANRSGDYGDLNGAEYLQAALATENDFLPARVSYKLNLRGPSIGLGTGCSTALTAVHLAVQSVLSGESDMALAGGASITFPQTAGYVASDSGAISTSGRCRAFDAAADGTLVGDGIGVVLLKRASSAVADGDPILGIIRGTAVNNDGGNKAGFAAPSVAGQADVIAEALGVAETPAETIDYVETHGTGTPMGDPIEVAALTEVFRRGGDTRTQACRLGTLKPNIGHTGPASGVLGLIKVLLAFHNQMYPPAANFTTPNPQIEFSKSPFYVGARLRRWNAPGGKPRRAGVSAYSMGGTNAHVVLQEPPLAQRPRPAQEGPQLLVLSARTAPALESMRKNLARHLEEHPEQDLAAVAATLRLGRRAFRHRFAAVVANSSEAREVLRGGDRAPSRGGVATDKPRPVAFLFPGQGSQFSGMGAQLYAASAIYRQHIDECAERFAPLIGVDLRTMLNTPGNDASDGELMQTRLTQPALFTVGHALAQLLIAWGARPAAMLGHSIGELVAACVAGVFTLEEGIQLAALRGELIQQCEPGAMAAVGASLETVTAMLPAGVSVAAVNGPEQIVVSGAAEGVEALQRAAADAGVRCTRLAVHRGFHSALVDPAVERFSAAVAQMRLRAPQVPFISNVTGSWITGAQAADPEYWGQQLRAPVQFAPGLARLCAEHPDAVLVEAGPGHSLRGIAAANTSSPEVVSMLGDRTGDAATVAMAAAGHLWAAGAELEWQHFGEPLRRVPLPTYPFERERLWLTPPSSAVGKAAAQAAAAPAEPVSPEADAGAPVDLTENELIAAVEQIWCEALGVNSVEPHDNFFDLGGDSLIAARIVTVIGQRCDIKVSVAELWDQGATLADLVDLVTSRHNSTIATGGTR, encoded by the coding sequence ATGCAGCATTCTTCGACACCGGCGGAGCAGCTTCCACTTCAACGCTCCTGGTTGCGGGGCGGGGCCTTCGACCCCGACGGGCATCCCGCGTTGGTGGTCTTCCCGCATGCTGGCGGCGGGGCCTCGTTCTACCGCTCCTGGTTGGCCAATCCGGATTTCTCGGTGAACATCGTGCAGTACCCCGGGCGCGAGGACCGGATCTCGGAAAAACTTCCGCCGAGCCTGGGAGACCTTGCCGACGGCGCGGCCGAGGCGCTCTTGAGCTTGCCCGACCGGCCGCTGTGCCTGTTCGGGCACAGCATGGGGGCGCTGGTGGCCTTCGAGGTCGCGCGGCGGTTGGAATCAGCGGGCCGCTATCCCCAGCTCCGGTTGTGCGTCTCCTCGTACACGGCGCCCCACATCGTCCGCAGCGCTGGATTGTTGGACAGGAACGACGAGGACTTCGCCGCGTACGGGCGTTCCGCCATGGGCGAGGTGGGGGCAGCCAAGGGCGAGGCCAGCGCGTTCGACATCGAGGCGTTGCGCGATCTTGTCATCAGTGGCATGCGGGCCGATTTCCGGCTGGTCGAAGAGTATCGGACCGACCAAAATCCCCCAGTGCAAGCGCCGGTGCTCGTGCTGTGCGGCGCCGACGAGCCCATCGACCCCGCGGATATGGAAGCCTGGGCGCAGGTGACCCGAGGCGGCTGCCGCACGGCGAAATTCCCCGGCGGGCACTTCTACCTCGCCGCGGAACGCGACGCCGTGCTCGAAACCGTGCGCCAATGGTGCGCGGAGCTCGACAACGGCCCCAGCAGGCTGACGGTCGGCAGCGAGTCCGCGCCCCACCCCGACCACGAGGTCCGCGATGACGACGTGGCGGTGATCGGCCTCGCCGCGCGGGTCCCCGGAGCCAAGACCCTTGCCGAGTTCTGGGCGAATCTCTGCGCGGGCATGGAGTCGAACACGTATTTCACCGATGAAGAACTGCTGTCTGCGGGGTTGAAACCCGCGGAGCTCAAGGACCCCCGACTGGTCCGGGTGCGGCCGATCCTGACCGACGTGGCCGATTTCGACGCCAAGTTCTTCGGGTACGCCCCGAGCGAGGCGCGCTCGATCGATCCGCAGCAACGGCTTTTTCTCGAATGCGCCTGGGAGGCTGTGGAATCAGCGGGTTACGACCTGCAACGCTACACAGGTTCGGTCGGCGTGTTCGCGGGCGGCGCGGGCTCGACGTACTACAGGGCGAACCGGTCGGGGGACTACGGGGACCTGAACGGCGCCGAATACCTCCAAGCGGCGCTGGCCACGGAGAACGACTTCCTCCCGGCCCGCGTTTCCTACAAACTGAATCTGCGCGGCCCCAGCATAGGGTTGGGCACCGGTTGCTCGACAGCGCTGACGGCGGTGCACCTCGCGGTGCAAAGCGTTTTGTCGGGCGAGTCCGACATGGCGTTGGCTGGCGGAGCCTCCATCACGTTCCCGCAAACCGCCGGATACGTGGCCTCCGACAGCGGAGCCATTTCCACCTCCGGCCGATGCCGCGCGTTCGACGCGGCCGCCGACGGGACCTTGGTCGGCGACGGCATCGGCGTCGTCTTGTTGAAGCGCGCGTCAAGCGCAGTGGCAGACGGCGATCCTATTCTCGGGATCATCAGGGGGACCGCCGTGAACAACGACGGCGGGAACAAGGCCGGGTTCGCGGCTCCGAGCGTCGCCGGACAGGCAGACGTCATCGCGGAGGCGTTGGGCGTCGCCGAGACGCCCGCCGAGACCATTGATTATGTGGAAACACATGGCACTGGCACGCCCATGGGCGACCCCATCGAGGTCGCCGCGCTCACGGAAGTCTTCCGCAGAGGAGGCGACACCAGAACGCAGGCCTGCCGTCTGGGCACCCTCAAGCCCAACATAGGGCACACCGGCCCCGCGTCCGGAGTCCTCGGGCTCATCAAAGTGCTGTTGGCGTTTCACAACCAGATGTATCCGCCAGCTGCCAACTTCACCACCCCGAACCCGCAGATCGAATTCTCGAAAAGCCCCTTCTATGTTGGCGCGCGTTTGCGGCGCTGGAACGCGCCCGGCGGCAAGCCCCGCCGCGCGGGAGTGAGCGCCTACAGCATGGGCGGCACGAACGCCCATGTCGTGCTCCAGGAACCGCCCCTTGCCCAGAGGCCCCGACCCGCGCAGGAGGGTCCGCAGCTGCTCGTGCTTTCTGCCCGGACAGCGCCAGCGCTCGAATCCATGCGGAAAAACCTGGCACGCCACCTGGAGGAGCATCCTGAACAGGACCTCGCGGCCGTCGCCGCCACACTGCGCCTCGGACGGCGCGCCTTCCGCCATCGCTTTGCCGCTGTGGTCGCGAACTCGTCAGAGGCGCGGGAAGTGCTCCGCGGCGGGGATCGCGCGCCGTCCCGAGGGGGCGTCGCGACAGACAAGCCTCGGCCGGTCGCGTTCCTCTTCCCCGGCCAGGGCAGCCAGTTCAGCGGCATGGGCGCGCAGCTCTACGCGGCTTCTGCGATCTACCGCCAGCACATCGACGAGTGCGCGGAGCGCTTTGCGCCGCTGATCGGCGTGGACTTGCGCACAATGCTCAACACCCCGGGCAATGACGCCTCGGACGGCGAGCTCATGCAGACCCGGCTGACCCAGCCAGCGCTGTTCACCGTGGGCCACGCGCTCGCGCAACTCCTCATCGCTTGGGGGGCGCGGCCGGCCGCCATGCTCGGCCACAGCATCGGCGAGCTGGTCGCCGCGTGCGTCGCCGGGGTTTTCACACTCGAAGAAGGAATCCAGCTGGCGGCGCTGCGCGGCGAACTCATCCAGCAGTGCGAGCCCGGAGCCATGGCTGCCGTCGGCGCGTCGCTCGAAACCGTCACCGCGATGCTTCCGGCGGGAGTGTCGGTCGCGGCGGTGAACGGCCCGGAGCAAATCGTTGTCTCCGGGGCCGCAGAGGGCGTCGAGGCGCTCCAACGAGCGGCGGCGGACGCCGGTGTGCGCTGCACACGGCTCGCGGTGCACCGCGGCTTCCATTCCGCGCTCGTCGACCCGGCGGTCGAGCGTTTCTCGGCCGCTGTGGCGCAGATGCGGTTGCGTGCGCCGCAGGTGCCTTTCATCTCGAATGTGACAGGGTCCTGGATCACCGGGGCACAGGCCGCCGACCCCGAGTACTGGGGCCAGCAGTTGCGCGCGCCGGTGCAGTTCGCCCCTGGTCTCGCGCGATTGTGCGCCGAGCACCCGGACGCGGTCCTTGTCGAGGCTGGCCCCGGCCACAGCCTGCGCGGGATAGCGGCGGCGAACACGAGCAGCCCCGAGGTTGTTTCGATGCTGGGCGACAGGACCGGTGACGCTGCGACCGTTGCCATGGCAGCGGCCGGGCATCTGTGGGCCGCTGGGGCCGAGCTGGAGTGGCAGCACTTCGGGGAGCCGCTGCGGCGCGTGCCCCTGCCCACCTACCCGTTCGAACGGGAGCGGTTGTGGCTGACTCCGCCGAGTTCTGCCGTCGGCAAGGCCGCCGCCCAGGCCGCTGCCGCGCCAGCCGAGCCGGTGTCGCCCGAGGCGGACGCCGGAGCGCCTGTCGATCTCACGGAAAACGAGCTGATCGCGGCGGTCGAGCAGATCTGGTGCGAGGCGCTCGGCGTGAACAGTGTGGAGCCGCATGACAATTTCTTCGACCTGGGGGGCGACTCGCTGATCGCCGCTCGCATCGTCACCGTGATCGGGCAGCGCTGCGACATCAAGGTCTCGGTGGCTGAGCTGTGGGACCAAGGCGCCACCCTCGCCGATCTCGTGGACCTCGTCACAAGCCGCCACAACAGCACGATCGCCACAGGAGGAACACGCTAA